In a single window of the Bos taurus isolate L1 Dominette 01449 registration number 42190680 breed Hereford chromosome 23, ARS-UCD2.0, whole genome shotgun sequence genome:
- the LOC112441522 gene encoding ubiquitin D-like: MTFKVNLRQRAKEITEQVWHKTKVPMQDQVLQLGSKTLKSQRTLSSYGIDKETTIHFTLKVVKPTDEQLPWVLVEPGDEEQRHDLQVRRSSSVAQVRQVFPTQRAVTPKKLIVAC, encoded by the coding sequence ATGACCTTCAAAGTCAACTTGAGACAAAGAGCAAAGGAGATCACTGAACAAGTGTGGCATAAGACCAAGGTTCCCATGCAGGACCAGGTCCTCCAGCTGGGCTCAAAGACCCTGAAGTCCCAGAGAACTCTGTCATCTTATGGCATCGACAAGGAGACAACGATCCACTTCACCCTGAAGGTGGTGAAGCCCACTGATGAGCAGCTGCCCTGGGTTTTGGTGGAGCCTGGTGATGAGGAGCAGAGGCACGACCTCCAGGTACGAAGGTCCAGCTCAGTGGCCCAGGTGAGACAGGTGTTTCCGACTCAGAGAGCTGTAACGCCTAAGAAACTGATTGTGGCTTGTTGA